From Pseudopipra pipra isolate bDixPip1 chromosome 9, bDixPip1.hap1, whole genome shotgun sequence, a single genomic window includes:
- the TMEM205 gene encoding transmembrane protein 205 isoform X1: protein MEGPVPIQDAMPTDMEPSNTIKLLHLLFLSTSWGMQIWVTFVAGFVMSRHLPRHTFGSIQRELFPYYFHISSTCAFLNLTLFAMCHPSKRLSEEHTTQIILFFICIAASVLNTQWFGHVTSDIVADLHLVERSHGLGQEVGLVASESRRNLRASNPSYRQLCRQFALYHALSSLCNLCCVVCNGLSLYHLAVKLSAL, encoded by the exons ATGGAGGGACCTGTCCCCATCCAGGACGCCATGCCGACCGACATGGAGCCCTCCAACACCATCAAACTGCTGCACCTGCTTTTCCTCTCCACCTCCTGGGGAATGCAGATCTGGGTGACCTTCGTGGCCG GGTTTGTGATGAGCAGACACCTCCCTCGCCACACCTTCGGCTCCATCCAGCGTGAGCTCTTCCCCTACTACTTCCACATCAGCTCCACTTGTGCCTTCCTCAACCTGACTCTGTTTGCCATGTGCCACCCCAGCAAGCGGCTCAGCGAGGAACACACGACCCAG ATCATCCTCTTCTTCATTTGCATCGCTGCTTCTGTGCTGAACACACAGTGGTTCGGGCACGTCACCTCCGACATTGTGGCAGACCTGCACCTCGTGGAGCGCAGCCACGGCCTCGGGCAGGAGGTCGGGCTGGTGGCCAGCGAGTCCCGCAGAAACCTGCGAGCCTCCAACCCCAGCTACAGGCAGCTGTGCCGGCAGTTCGCCCTCTACCATGCTCTGTCCTCCCTCTGCAACCTCTGCTGCGTTGTGTGCAATGGCCTGAGCCTGTACCACCTCGCTGTCAAACTCTCTGCCCTGTGA
- the TMEM205 gene encoding transmembrane protein 205 isoform X2, with amino-acid sequence MPTDMEPSNTIKLLHLLFLSTSWGMQIWVTFVAGFVMSRHLPRHTFGSIQRELFPYYFHISSTCAFLNLTLFAMCHPSKRLSEEHTTQIILFFICIAASVLNTQWFGHVTSDIVADLHLVERSHGLGQEVGLVASESRRNLRASNPSYRQLCRQFALYHALSSLCNLCCVVCNGLSLYHLAVKLSAL; translated from the exons ATGCCGACCGACATGGAGCCCTCCAACACCATCAAACTGCTGCACCTGCTTTTCCTCTCCACCTCCTGGGGAATGCAGATCTGGGTGACCTTCGTGGCCG GGTTTGTGATGAGCAGACACCTCCCTCGCCACACCTTCGGCTCCATCCAGCGTGAGCTCTTCCCCTACTACTTCCACATCAGCTCCACTTGTGCCTTCCTCAACCTGACTCTGTTTGCCATGTGCCACCCCAGCAAGCGGCTCAGCGAGGAACACACGACCCAG ATCATCCTCTTCTTCATTTGCATCGCTGCTTCTGTGCTGAACACACAGTGGTTCGGGCACGTCACCTCCGACATTGTGGCAGACCTGCACCTCGTGGAGCGCAGCCACGGCCTCGGGCAGGAGGTCGGGCTGGTGGCCAGCGAGTCCCGCAGAAACCTGCGAGCCTCCAACCCCAGCTACAGGCAGCTGTGCCGGCAGTTCGCCCTCTACCATGCTCTGTCCTCCCTCTGCAACCTCTGCTGCGTTGTGTGCAATGGCCTGAGCCTGTACCACCTCGCTGTCAAACTCTCTGCCCTGTGA